In a genomic window of Nesterenkonia halotolerans:
- the rpsB gene encoding 30S ribosomal protein S2 — protein MPVVTMRQLLDSGVHFGHQTRRWNPKMKRFIFTERNGIYIVDLQQSLSYIDNAYEFVKQTVAHGGSVLFVGTKKQGQEAIAEQATRVGQPYVNHRWLGGMLTNFQTVSKRVQRMKELEEIDFDDVAGSGHTKKELLLLRRELTKLQSNLGGIRNLTKTPSAIWIVDTNKEHLAVDEAKKLGIPVIAILDTNCDPDDVNYPIPGNDDAIRSVDLLTRVIADAVADGLMARESKRGGGSGTAAEPMAEWERELLEQHATEQTATAEAPAKTEEPAQAEQSEQAAEAPAAESTESTEASAEEAK, from the coding sequence ATGCCTGTCGTCACCATGCGCCAGCTGCTCGACTCCGGCGTCCACTTCGGACACCAGACTCGCCGCTGGAACCCGAAGATGAAGCGCTTCATCTTCACCGAGCGCAACGGTATCTACATCGTTGACCTCCAGCAGTCGCTGTCCTACATCGACAACGCCTACGAATTCGTCAAGCAGACTGTCGCCCACGGCGGCTCCGTCCTGTTCGTCGGCACCAAGAAGCAGGGCCAGGAAGCCATCGCCGAGCAGGCCACCCGCGTCGGCCAGCCCTACGTCAACCACCGTTGGCTCGGCGGCATGCTGACCAACTTCCAGACGGTCTCCAAGCGCGTCCAGCGCATGAAGGAGCTCGAGGAGATCGACTTCGACGACGTCGCCGGCTCCGGTCACACCAAGAAGGAACTGCTGCTGCTCCGCCGCGAGCTCACCAAGCTGCAGTCCAACCTCGGTGGTATCCGCAACCTCACCAAGACCCCGTCAGCCATCTGGATCGTCGACACCAACAAGGAACACCTTGCCGTCGACGAGGCCAAGAAGCTGGGCATCCCCGTGATCGCCATCCTCGACACCAACTGCGATCCCGATGACGTCAACTACCCGATCCCGGGCAACGACGATGCCATCCGGTCCGTGGACCTGCTGACTCGTGTGATCGCCGACGCCGTGGCCGATGGCCTTATGGCTCGCGAATCCAAGCGCGGCGGCGGCTCCGGCACTGCCGCAGAGCCGATGGCCGAGTGGGAGCGTGAACTGCTCGAGCAGCACGCCACCGAGCAGACCGCGACGGCCGAAGCGCCGGCGAAGACTGAGGAGCCTGCACAGGCTGAGCAGTCCGAGCAGGCTGCTGAAGCACCCGCCGCAGAGTCCACCGAGTCCACCGAAGCTTCGGCTGAAGAAGCCAAGTAA
- a CDS encoding M23 family metallopeptidase, whose amino-acid sequence MNAIEPVPPRRRPLSPRRLSSFFLLLLALALATSSAAPIPASGEDSPPAPSSRIDQQTPGPWRSPVSAAELRPFAAPPSPWGAGHRGVDLGPLSAGATIRAPADGQVSFAGVVVDRPVLSIEHGSGYLSSFEPVEGSLEVGDAVSTGDPVGTLAPSKGHCTAPCLHWGVRLHGDYINPLLLTGDLEPSVLLPLGDDERRR is encoded by the coding sequence ATGAACGCCATTGAGCCTGTTCCTCCGAGGCGCCGGCCGCTGTCTCCGCGCCGACTCTCGAGCTTCTTCCTGCTTCTGCTGGCCCTGGCGCTGGCGACCTCCTCGGCTGCCCCGATCCCTGCCTCGGGGGAGGATTCTCCCCCCGCACCGAGTTCCCGCATCGACCAGCAGACGCCGGGTCCCTGGCGCAGCCCGGTGTCAGCCGCGGAACTTCGTCCCTTTGCTGCTCCGCCATCCCCCTGGGGTGCTGGGCACCGCGGGGTGGACCTGGGTCCTCTCTCCGCAGGTGCCACCATTCGCGCTCCGGCCGATGGGCAGGTGAGCTTCGCCGGGGTGGTGGTGGACCGTCCCGTGCTCTCGATCGAGCACGGGTCCGGGTACCTGAGCTCCTTCGAACCGGTGGAAGGATCCCTGGAGGTCGGAGATGCTGTCTCGACGGGAGATCCGGTGGGAACCCTTGCCCCGAGCAAAGGTCACTGCACAGCACCCTGCCTGCACTGGGGTGTGCGCCTGCACGGGGACTACATCAATCCGCTGCTGCTCACCGGGGACCTCGAACCCTCGGTGTTGCTTCCGCTGGGGGATGATGAACGAAGGCGGTGA